The genome window AGCCCCAGGGCATAGGACAGGTCCTgtggagagacaggcaggggctCATCACCCTGGCTGGGGGCCAGGCTGTCGGCAGGCCTGGTGACAGAGTCCTTAGTTGCCTTTTGGGCAAAATGGGGACAGTCAAGTAGAAAAGCCCAAGTCCTTACTTGGTCAACACTAACACTATCCTGGCCCTGTGAGATctgtccacctccctccctccctcccacttcaTCTTTATAATCCTGACCCTATAGGGTGTCGGAGGGGGACCCTGCCCGAATGTTCCatcccctcctcttcctgccaGCCACGTGGCTCTCCTGCTCACTGTAGCTCAGAGTGCCTCAGTGCAGCCTAACCCGACCTGGATCACTAGCCCAACCTTCTCCCTGCAGCCTGACGCAGGCCTGACCCTGACCCTCTACTTGCCTCACTCCACTCCTAACTCAGTAGGGAATGCTGCTGGTTTACTGGGCTTTTGGTCTtatctcccctgccagagccAACTGTGAGAAGACAAGGATCTTTCTGGCTCAAGCACACAGTAAGCAactcctggcacacagtaggtgctcagtaactaTTGGCTGACTGTGTCAAGACCACccatgggggtaggggtggggataGAAGGGAGCCTGCTAGACTGATGTTGGGTCTGGCTCTTCCTGAGGCTGGGATGCAGGAGCCAGTCCCCAAGGCAACTGTTCACGGTCCCCTTGCCAGAGCCCCAGAAGAGGGTCCGAGACTCCTCCACCCTTCCAGCCCTGCGGGACTGACTGCCCAAGCTGCAGTGTTTCCGTTCAGTTCAGCTCCCTGTCCCTGGGGGCCTCAGGCTGGGGCAGGCGGGTGCAGCTGCCAGAGGAAGCCTGTGGTTGGAACAGGCAAacgagggggggaggggtgcagaggtACAAGCAAGACGGCCCTCCCAGGCAGGCCCTGTGGGGCTTCCCGCAGGGCAAGGGAGAGTCTGCCCAGGGGTCATAAAGGGGTTCTGGGCCTGGAGTGAGGTGCTTGGGCCACAGCCTCAGTCCCAGGGAGGCTCGGCTCTGAGGTGAGGTAAGAGAAAGGGCCAGTTCCCACCCCATGCCTGTCCTGGTTCTCCGTTCTCACACTTCAGCCCGGACTCCCTGCTTTTGGCCCTAGTCGAGGGAATCCTTCCTTAGCTCCCAGGTCCAGACACTCCAGCCCTGACCTCCTgtggcccccacccccagggcccaGCAGGCTCACCATCGGTCCGCAGGCCTCTCAGTGACAGGCGCCCACCTCCGGCGATGGCTGCGCTGAGCGAGAAGTGAGCTCACATACTCAACTGCAGCTAGGGTACTTGGTGCTTCCGCTTCCTGCCCATAATACCCCAACCAACCCTCCCTGCCACAGGGCCCTGGGGGGGGGAGGCTTGGGCCTCTTGGGACCACCTTGACCCACATCAGATCCTTACAAGTCTCACTGGGCTAGGCTGGGGCTGTAGAGCCTGTGACCAGGCCTCCAATAGGAGGAACTGGACACCCAGCTGAAAGCAGTGTGTGGCCCTCGAGTTCCTTCGCCCATGTCAGCCTCAGTCTCCCCGCCTGACAGAATTCAGGGAAGCTGACTGTGGGGGGATGGCTCGCGGCCCCCAGACCTccctcccatctggggcctccTCTGGCCCCATTTCCAGACTGCCTTCCCCAGCCCCGCCCTGGCAGCAAAATGGCAAACCTGGCTTTtagaaagagaattttatttgGAATGAAAATATAGagcccacccctcccactcctcctgaGGCAGGAGCAGGGGGCCGGGTAGAGGTGGGGAGATGGTCCCTCAGAGTATAAGCTGGCCTTGGTACAAAAACCCTCCACAGTAACAGAAGCCAGGCGGTGGCTCCAGTCTGGGCCCGCAGAATGGGTGAGGGTGTGGACTGGCCCGTGAACCTGCCCCAGAGGCCCTcggcagggggcagggagcagcCAGCCAGCAGTGTGACCTGCCAACAGAGGCCGAGTGAGAAggggtagaggaggaggaggagacggtGAGGGGAGGAGCAGCGTCCACTGGGCCTGTGGTCCTACACGTCCCCGTTCTCCATGCGGCCCAGCTGCTCCTCCAGGCGGCCGATCCGATCCCCTTGCTCTTTGACCAGCGCTCTCAGTGCTCGAAGCTCCTGCATCACCTCCTCCAGCTTCCCAGCCTCCTGCAGGAACATGGGGTCAGGGGTTCCAGTGAGGCAGCCCTCCCCAGATCGACTACCGGGCAGgggcctgaggctcagagagggacagcAAATGGTTCAGGCGCACACAGCACACGGGGAccaaaggctcagagagggacagcAAATGGTTCAGGTGCACACAGCACACAGGGGgaccagaggctcagagagggacagcAAATGGTTCAGGTGCGCACAGCACACAGGCTGCCCAACACCAGCCCAGACTGCCAGGCACATACCCCGACTCCTGCGAGGCTGCCGCTGCTGAGGGAGCTAGTGTTGGTGGAGGCGGCGGGCGTCGAGGCCCCTGGGCGAGTGGAGCCAGGGGCCACCGCAGGCCGGCTGTCCGATAACACGTTGCGCCGGCTGACCTTTAGGTCCCGCTGTTTGCTGGGCACGTAGGCCTCCCGCAGGGAGATGAGGATGGGGTCCGCATCCCGCCCGCTCACCCACTCCTCCGCCTCCAGGGCCGCCTCAGGCCCTGCTGTGTCTGGGTACAGATCGTCCTGGAAGAGGTCCGACTGGGCAGGGGGTGGGAAAGGTCCAAATCAGATGGGGGCCCGCCACCAGGGGCCTGTGGTCTGGGTCTTATGTGGCCATCTCCTCCTCACTCTTCCTGCTTTCTAGGCTTGCACCCTGTCAACCCATTCCCCAATGGCCTGGCCCCGAGCCACCACCTTTCTAAGCTCAATAGTCCCTTCACTTCCCTTCCGGATGCTGCCAGCAGTTTCCTATGAAGCCTTCCCCAACCTTCCTTAGCTGGGCTTGGTGGGATTCTGGAGTCATGGCTGTGCCCGGGACTGTGAGTTCCTGGGGCAGCCTGTCAGCCTTGTTCACAGCTGGCTTCCCGGGACGTGCCTGGCACACTGAATGGCGGGCTCAGCGCACGCTGGCTGAGGATGCAGCACGTCCAGTGCTCTTGGCTGGGCAGCTGAGGCCCAGCCACTGGTAGCCTGGTCCCCTCCTCGCGGGGGCTTCCACACAGCTGGACTCCCTTTCCATCTCTCCATCCCCAGCTCTGTGCCTTGCGCCTGGCCGAGTACCCACCCCTGGAGGGCCCAGCCCCAGCCGTGCTGTCAGCTGGCCTTCGATGGGAAGACCTCCAGGCTCTGTCTCCTGTGGCTCATACTGAGCGGAGCTCAGCTCACCCTTATCTTGGCTTGCCCCCGCCCCAGCACCAGAGGACAAGCTGGCGACTGTCCAGCTCACTGACCACAACCCACTTGGCCAATGTCTCATTCACAGGCCTTACTTTGGTCACCCAAGTGGCCTACCTGCCTGAAAGAGGAGGGGGTAGACAGGGTAACTGGGTGGCCTCACCTTTCTTGGCACAGTCATGACAATGGGCTCACACTTGCGCTCATGCAGTTTGTAGAAcctggaaaagggaggggagggaggagacatGGGTAGAACTCTTACCAGCTCTCCTAACTCCCTCTACTCTACTTCCAGTCCTTACTCTACTCCCAGCGCTTCCAGACTGACCCCTGCCCCCAGGGCCTCCTGAGCAGCCTCCTATAATCTGCCTctcacccctgcccccaggccaCACCCTTCCTAAGGCCAGCTGCCTTGCTGGTCCCTCTTACCGGGCGATCTCACACTTGCTGACCTCCAGGCCCCTCTTGGGCATGCTGCCCATGCCCCGCTGGGGCTCTTTGCTGGTGAACGTGTTCAGGAAGTGGATGTAGGGGGGCTCATCTGTGATCTCAAAGTATCGGATGCTGGAGTCGCCCTGTGGGGCGGGAGGGAACAGGCTTTAGTGCTCAGGCACGCCTCTTCCCTGTCCCACCAGGCCTGCCCAGCCCCACCTTGCCACAGACGTAGACCACACTGGTGTCGGGGTCATAAAAGGGCAACAGGGCCCCGTTGCTTGAGTCCAGCTCCTGCAGGGCCATGGGTTCTTCGAGGTTTTCCTGGCACACAGGGTAGGGTGCAgtcaggccagggccaggccaggccagaacCTCCCTCTCAATGTCCCAACACGCCATCAGGACTTCCCCAGCCAGCCTCCCACGCCAGCCGGTGCTGCCTCTCCCAGGCTGGTGGGTTCTCTCCTACCTCTAAGCCTTTGGCCATAATATGCCCCATCAGACCCTCCTAGTTCCTCTCTGTTCCTAGGGTCCCACTTTCTGGCCTGTTCCTGGCCTACAGACTCCTCCCAGCAGcaggcagggagaagggaggctgGGGGGGCTCCAGGTCCTTTGAACCTTAGGTGCCTGGCTCAGAACCTGGGAACCATAGGTCTCTCCAGGGTGACTCTCACCCTATTCACTCAGGGTCGTTCCTCAATcttaaacttgctacctcaggcTGGCCACAGCCACTTACTGGGTCCCAGAGCGCCAGCTGCCGCTCGCTCATGCGACTGAAGCCTGTGGTAAACACCTTGCCATCCGCCAGGAAGATGGCCCGCATGGGCCGGGCCCCCTCATGAGCCTTCTCCCGCTCCTGTCGGGGATATAGAGTGGTCAGTGCAACACCCTGATTGAGCCCCTTGACCCGTTCCCTGCCACCCTCACCTTCCTAGGCCACATACTGCCACCAGCGTGCCCCGGCGGGGGTCGATGATGCGCACACTCTTGTCCTTGCACGCGGAGCAGAAGAGGCTGCCATTGTGGTTCCAGCTAACGTTGTAGATGAGGTCGGGATGCTGGCTGTCCAGGCGGTACAGCTCCTCCGCCGTGCCCACGTTCCAGATGAGCACCACATTGTCGCAGCCTGCCAAGTGGGGGCACGTCAGCTCACTAGGCATCCCCTGACCACCCTCCTGTGAACAGACCAGACCTCTTGACCCCTGAGGGCCTCAGCTTTCCCATCTCGCCGATAGgcctggggagaggggtgggaggtCCCCGAGCTGCACACGGAGAGGcctaaaggcacagaagcagtgCGGACCTGCGCTGAGCAGCACGTTGCGGGCCGTCGGGTGCCAGGTAACTATGCCCACTCGCTTGGTGTGCCCTTCCAGCACCACCACCGGCTCTGTCAGTGGGGACACTAGCCCATTCTCTGGGATCTGCCACACCTGTGGGAGGGTTGAGGCTGTCAGCCGAGGCCTGTGCGTGGCCCTGCTTCCAGTGGCCTCGAATCACACCAGCAACCCTGGACCCCCCACAGCCCCACAGCTCACCATGACTGTGCAGTCCTCTGAGCCGCTGGCAATGACTTCATCATTGTGAGGACACCAGTCAATGTCCAGGACAGGTCCCGTGTGTCCACACACTGTCGGGTAGGCCTTGTCAATGCGGCCCGTCTGCAGGCGTGAGGGGAGCCGTCAAGGTGGACTCAAGGTCCCCAGCTCCATCCCTCCCAGCGCCCCGTCTTCCCCTCCATGGAGCAGGAGCAATGCACCGGGCCTGGCCCACAGGGAGCCAGACTGCCTCTTCCTGGCCCACCTCCGCCTTATGAGCACTATCAGGTGAGCAGGAAATGTTTGTTGCCTCTGGCCCTGACTCCATGGCAATAAAAGACTTTCTCTTCCTGTGCTGACACATCTCAGGCAGTAAATGTGGATTATGACACCTGCCCAGAGCGTGGGGCTGGACAAGGTATGAGATGCGGAGTGAGCAGATAGGTCTGGCCGGAGTGGCCATGCCACCTCCAGCTCTTCCCCCAGTCCTCACGGGCCCCACCTTGCTTAGGGGGAGCACCAAGAAGGCGCCCCCACCGCTGGCCTCCACAATCACCGCCAGGAACTTAGGGTTGACTGCGCAGAAGGTGCTGTCCCAGGTGACACGGGACACTCGAATGTCCTCATAGCATTGGTCATTCTTGACCGGCTGCCCGAACACGTGCCGGAATTTGCTCTGCCGGACCACTTTTCGGAAGGACATGTCTGCGGTGTGCAGAGGCCTGGTCAGCGCCGCCCAGCCTGGCaacccccagcctcccagggctGCCGGCAggatggtggggtggggagaatgcCACTGGGGCCTGCGCACTGTAACCTACACCTGGCTCTCAGTGTGCCCTCATAGAATGGGGTCACAGGTGCAGACCCTGGCTCCCTCCTCCCagggtggagagagaaaggactAGGATACCGAGTCCTGAGGCTCCACAGGACCCTTCCTGGGGCcaatggctgtgtgtgtgtgtgtgtgtgtgtgagagagagagagagagagagagagagatagagggagggagggagggagagagagggggggagagagagagagagagagagagagagaatgggggaggggccAAAGCCAGAGAAGGATTAGCTCCTCTGAGGGTCCCAGTGAGTTCCCAGCGGGTTCCTCCCTGCCCAGGATTTGGAAGCTGGGTGATGAGGACGGACAGAAAAGACAGGGATGGTCTGTGCTGCTGGGGCTGCATCAAGCCCCAGTTCTGAGTCCCAGGAAATGTGCAGTGCCCGCAAGAATGTGCAGGGAACCCCAGGCCGGCCCAGAGGGCCTGGCAAGACGGGGCGGGGGACCGGACGCCGCTCCCAGCCGCAGAGCATCCCAGAACCGCCTCGGAGCGGTGTCCAATGTGAACCAGAAGCCCAACTTCCAGGTACCCCGGTCCAGGAGGGGAGTGGCTGGGTTGCCGAAGGGTGCTGGGACTGAGGGTGGGGCTCCGTGGAGGGGAAGGTGATCTCCTGGGACTCGCGAACTCCCACCCTGCTCCCCCCGCGGCTCCGCCCCGTAGCCCCGCCCGCCCCGGCCTGCGCCCCCAGCCCCAGTCCGCAGCGCTCACCGGGGGCGCCGGGGACTGCAGCACCGGCCTCGGGCGGCTCCGGATCCCGGCCTCTGGGAAGCAGGAAGCGGGAATCAGGAAGTGACAGaggagaggggggcagggggcggggggcggggctggggctcGCGGGGGCGGGACCGAGGTCACGCGCggaggggcggggcaggaggCTGCGAGCGGAGCCTGGAGGCCAGGAGCGCCGGGGGCGCCGGGGCGGAGCCTGGGTGGAGCCTGGGGAGCCCCGCCCTCCAGACTGCCGGGTCGCTCGTGGGCAAAGCGGTAGGGCCAACGACACCTGTGAGGGTGGGGTCCAGAGGCCGCAGGTGCGGGCCGCAGCCCTGTCACAGACTCGGCCCTGCCCAGGAGTGAGTGGAGACCCGCTCTCCCAGCCACCCACCCCAGTGCATACTTCAAGGTCCCCCagtccaccccccactcccctacCCCCGCCACCCGCTCCGAAATATATTATATACTGGAGCAGTCGACGTATGAATGTGCCTTTTTTTAAGTTACAGAAGTATGTGCTCTTGATtaacaatgtaaataaaacagctgtTTTAAGGGGGGAATGGAAGGCGCCAACCAACTGATTCTTCCAGACGAATACCCCTGTGTCTTGCTGGGCCtccttattaaaaatagaaatggggTCATACTCCCCAGATCCTTCACACCTTCCTGTTTTTCCTCTGCCGTCTCCCGCGGAGGCCGGGAGGTCAGTTCACAGACTTCTCCCTCCTTCTACCCTGCTCCTGTGACAAGGGGCTCCCAGTTGTTCCGTAGGTCTCACAGGCAGAGTCTGAGTCTGCCCCCTCCACGTGGGGCTGGTGTGCCTGGAGCCCTGGCCACCTCCCTTCATTCCTTCTCAGAGCATCTACTGCCCTAGGTGACCAAGGGGTGATGGGCAAGTTCCCTTTCACAGAACAAGTGGGAgcagggggaagaggggaaagagcTCAAGTCAGCAGGAGCCTGGCCCTAGCTCCATGTGTGGCACCATGTGGGCTGGGGCTTATACCCACCTCATTTCCTGCACCTCACCCTGTTGAGGAAACAGCTCAGAGAGGAGAGGTGCCTGCCCCCGGTCACCTTCCAGGACTCAGTCCCAATTGTTTGACTCCAACATCTTCCTTTTCCCGCTGCCCCATACTCCCGGGCAGACCAATCCCTCCAGCCTAGGACAGGGGTGAGGGTGGTTTGGAAGAAGGGAGGCAGCCATAAAGCCTCCCTCTCCATTGTGTCTAAAGCTCAAACCAGATAACATCCATGGTGGTTGCCTACCCTACCCCTGCCTGTCTGACCCCTGCCCACCACCCCTTATTACCTACTACTTAGTCCTTTCCCTGCATGTGGCCTAGTGACTCTAACCCTCCTGTCCCTGAAATACAACACCTTtcttcctacctcagggccttggcACATCCTACTTCTTCCATATGAAGCCTCTTTCCCCAGATCTTGAAAAGTCTCCATCCCTCATTTCCTCCAAGTctctgctcagatgtcacctcctcccAGAGCCTTCCTTGACCACCCTCCTCACCCATCACTCTCTGCCCTCTTGTTTCCCCTGCATAGTTCTCAATCATGACctgatattatataattatttgtatatttgctTTTTG of Saccopteryx bilineata isolate mSacBil1 chromosome 1, mSacBil1_pri_phased_curated, whole genome shotgun sequence contains these proteins:
- the CORO1B gene encoding coronin-1B gives rise to the protein MSFRKVVRQSKFRHVFGQPVKNDQCYEDIRVSRVTWDSTFCAVNPKFLAVIVEASGGGAFLVLPLSKTGRIDKAYPTVCGHTGPVLDIDWCPHNDEVIASGSEDCTVMVWQIPENGLVSPLTEPVVVLEGHTKRVGIVTWHPTARNVLLSAGCDNVVLIWNVGTAEELYRLDSQHPDLIYNVSWNHNGSLFCSACKDKSVRIIDPRRGTLVAEREKAHEGARPMRAIFLADGKVFTTGFSRMSERQLALWDPENLEEPMALQELDSSNGALLPFYDPDTSVVYVCGKGDSSIRYFEITDEPPYIHFLNTFTSKEPQRGMGSMPKRGLEVSKCEIARFYKLHERKCEPIVMTVPRKSDLFQDDLYPDTAGPEAALEAEEWVSGRDADPILISLREAYVPSKQRDLKVSRRNVLSDSRPAVAPGSTRPGASTPAASTNTSSLSSGSLAGVGEAGKLEEVMQELRALRALVKEQGDRIGRLEEQLGRMENGDV